In Halomonas alkalicola, the following proteins share a genomic window:
- a CDS encoding LysR family transcriptional regulator: protein MKNIPTDLLRTFVTIKDLGGFTSAGELLGRSQPAISLQIKKLETLLNTQIFLRGSSLELTEDGEYLYGAAKQLLEINDRVISRMGGDSVSGKVRLGIPNDFELAFLPKALRNLTRTYPNIMVEVDCDISKSIYQRFQKNLYDICLVMEPEKENESRDGRDYRLDQLVWVMNHEGLVEESTLPLVTYPQGCIYRAMLESRLEQIARPYRVAYTSPSLLGILSAVEEGLGLTAMASSVVPSHFTAAKETAQLPALGAVSIGLYYREHELSVATRHVLDFLRAGLANLAPPSMLGGR from the coding sequence ATGAAAAACATACCCACAGACTTGCTGAGAACCTTTGTGACCATCAAGGACCTCGGTGGATTCACCAGTGCGGGCGAGCTGTTAGGACGCTCACAACCCGCGATAAGCCTACAGATAAAGAAGCTCGAAACGCTGCTAAATACTCAGATATTTCTCCGAGGCTCCAGCCTGGAGCTCACAGAAGATGGAGAATATCTTTATGGCGCAGCCAAACAGCTTCTCGAAATCAATGATCGCGTGATATCACGCATGGGAGGGGATAGTGTTTCCGGGAAGGTAAGGCTCGGAATTCCCAATGACTTTGAACTTGCATTTCTTCCCAAGGCACTTAGAAACCTGACACGCACCTATCCGAACATCATGGTCGAAGTAGACTGTGATATCAGCAAGTCAATCTACCAAAGATTCCAAAAAAACCTCTACGACATCTGTCTTGTCATGGAGCCAGAAAAGGAAAATGAAAGCAGGGATGGAAGAGACTACAGACTGGATCAGCTCGTCTGGGTCATGAACCACGAAGGGCTTGTTGAGGAGAGCACTCTGCCACTGGTGACCTACCCACAGGGCTGCATCTATCGAGCAATGCTGGAGTCCAGGCTAGAGCAGATAGCAAGGCCTTACCGTGTTGCCTACACGAGCCCAAGCCTACTCGGAATACTCTCGGCCGTCGAAGAAGGCCTTGGCCTCACGGCCATGGCCTCTTCGGTGGTGCCGTCGCATTTCACTGCAGCAAAGGAGACAGCACAACTGCCTGCTCTCGGCGCTGTGAGTATCGGCCTCTACTATCGTGAGCATGAGCTCAGCGTAGCTACCCGGCACGTTCTTGACTTTCTCCGTGCCGGGCTGGCCAATCTGGCGCCCCCCTCCATGCTGGGAGGGCGCTAG
- a CDS encoding M24 family metallopeptidase, whose product MKLPSLIEIPNGDKVTPTFSDAEMQGRLARLRDYMAQNDVEAVVLTSYHNINYFSDFVYCKFGRDYGLVVTQDRFTTVTANIDGGQPYRRNRLGDNIVYTDWQKDNFFKAVKQLCEGKRRVGVEYDHLTLQNQQKLMDALGDVELVDIGVPTMKLRMIKSAEEIALIRQGARIADVGGVAVRDAIHAGVPEYEVSLAGQAAMVREIAKTYPNSELMDTWVWFQSGINTDGAHNPVTTRRVQPGDILSLNTFPMISGYYTALERTLFLGHASDEHLRLWEVNCEVHRRGQELIKPGVRCCDIAHELNEIFAKHDLLQYRTFGYGHSFGTLSHYYGREAGLELREDIETVLEPNMVVSMEPMIMIPEGRPGAGGYREHDILVLNEHGAENITGFPYGPEHNIIR is encoded by the coding sequence ATGAAACTGCCGTCACTGATCGAGATTCCCAACGGCGACAAGGTCACCCCGACCTTCTCCGACGCCGAGATGCAGGGCCGCCTGGCCCGCCTGCGCGACTACATGGCCCAGAACGACGTCGAGGCGGTGGTGCTGACCTCCTACCACAACATCAACTACTTCAGCGATTTCGTTTACTGCAAGTTCGGGCGCGACTACGGCCTGGTGGTCACCCAGGATCGCTTCACCACGGTGACGGCCAACATCGACGGCGGCCAGCCCTATCGCCGCAATCGCCTCGGCGACAACATCGTCTACACCGACTGGCAGAAGGACAACTTCTTCAAGGCCGTGAAGCAGCTCTGCGAAGGCAAGCGGCGAGTGGGCGTCGAGTACGACCACCTGACCCTGCAGAACCAGCAGAAGCTGATGGACGCCCTGGGCGACGTGGAGCTGGTGGATATCGGCGTGCCCACCATGAAGCTGCGCATGATCAAGTCCGCCGAGGAGATCGCGCTGATTCGCCAGGGCGCGCGCATCGCCGACGTGGGCGGCGTGGCCGTGCGCGATGCCATCCATGCCGGGGTGCCGGAGTATGAGGTGTCGCTGGCCGGTCAGGCGGCGATGGTGCGCGAGATCGCCAAGACCTACCCCAACAGCGAGCTGATGGACACCTGGGTCTGGTTCCAGTCCGGCATCAACACCGACGGCGCCCACAACCCGGTGACCACCCGCCGGGTGCAGCCCGGTGACATCCTCAGCCTGAATACCTTCCCGATGATCTCGGGCTACTACACCGCCCTGGAGCGCACCCTCTTCCTCGGCCACGCCTCCGACGAGCACCTGCGCCTGTGGGAAGTGAACTGCGAGGTGCATCGCCGTGGACAGGAGCTGATCAAGCCCGGCGTACGCTGCTGCGACATCGCCCACGAGCTCAACGAGATCTTCGCCAAGCACGACTTGCTGCAGTACCGCACCTTCGGTTACGGCCACTCCTTCGGCACCCTGAGCCACTACTACGGTCGCGAGGCGGGCCTCGAGCTGCGCGAGGATATCGAAACGGTGCTCGAACCCAACATGGTCGTCTCCATGGAGCCGATGATCATGATCCCGGAAGGGCGGCCGGGAGCCGGTGGCTACCGCGAGCACGACATCCTGGTGCTCAACGAGCACGGGGCCGAGAACATCACTGGTTTCCCGTACGGCCCGGAGCACAATATCATCCGCTGA
- the codA gene encoding cytosine deaminase: protein MEIINARLRHSSDLHTLTITNGVFSAIRVQGSRLSADGGQVDAGGKLLCAPFVEPHIHLDAAMTAGEPNWNQTGTLFEGIERWSERKPMLTEADIRRRVQQTVTLLIENGVQHIRTHADITDPSLIGLRTLCAMRDELKDRVEIQVVAFPQEGLLSFAGGLALMEEALEIGADVIGGIPHFEYTRELGEASMKKVIELAIKYDRLVDVHCDEIDDPNSRFLEVLAAEALFNDLGPRVTASHTTAMGSYDNAYCSRLFRLLKRSGINFISCPTESIHLQGRFDSYPKRRGLTRVKELDEAGINVCFAEDSICDPWYSLGNGKLLRTLDFGLHICHMMGYQDFSRSLDLITDNGARTLNISARYGIEVGRPGNFILLDGEDDYSVVRKQGEVLMSVRQGRILMQRVPAQVVPTGEPRDTRRAVAELA from the coding sequence ATGGAAATCATCAATGCCCGTCTGCGGCACTCGTCCGACCTCCATACCCTGACCATCACCAACGGCGTCTTTTCGGCCATAAGGGTTCAGGGCAGCCGACTCTCCGCTGACGGAGGACAGGTCGATGCCGGGGGGAAGCTGCTCTGTGCCCCTTTCGTGGAGCCGCATATCCACCTGGATGCCGCGATGACGGCCGGTGAGCCCAACTGGAACCAGACCGGCACGCTGTTCGAAGGCATCGAGCGCTGGAGTGAACGCAAGCCGATGCTGACCGAGGCGGATATCCGCCGGCGCGTGCAGCAGACGGTGACACTGCTCATCGAGAACGGCGTGCAGCATATCCGCACCCACGCCGATATCACGGACCCCAGCCTGATCGGCCTGCGTACCCTGTGTGCCATGCGCGACGAGCTCAAGGACCGGGTAGAGATCCAGGTGGTCGCCTTCCCCCAGGAGGGCCTGCTCTCCTTCGCCGGTGGTCTGGCGCTGATGGAAGAGGCGCTGGAGATCGGTGCCGACGTGATTGGCGGGATTCCCCACTTCGAGTACACCCGTGAGCTGGGCGAGGCCTCCATGAAGAAGGTCATCGAACTGGCGATCAAGTACGACAGGCTGGTGGATGTCCATTGCGACGAGATCGACGACCCGAACTCGCGCTTCCTCGAGGTGCTCGCCGCCGAGGCGCTCTTCAATGACCTGGGGCCCAGGGTCACGGCCAGTCATACCACTGCCATGGGCTCCTATGACAACGCCTACTGCTCTCGACTGTTCCGGTTGCTGAAGCGCTCTGGAATCAACTTCATCTCCTGCCCGACGGAAAGCATCCATCTGCAGGGGCGGTTCGACAGCTATCCCAAGCGGCGCGGCCTGACCCGCGTCAAGGAGCTGGACGAGGCGGGTATCAACGTCTGCTTCGCCGAAGACTCGATCTGTGACCCCTGGTACTCCCTGGGTAACGGCAAGCTGCTGAGGACGCTCGATTTCGGGCTGCACATCTGCCACATGATGGGCTATCAGGACTTCAGTCGCTCACTCGACCTGATCACCGACAACGGCGCCCGGACCCTGAACATCAGCGCGCGCTACGGCATCGAGGTGGGCAGGCCGGGCAACTTCATCCTGCTGGATGGGGAAGATGACTACAGCGTGGTGCGCAAGCAGGGCGAGGTGCTGATGTCGGTTCGTCAGGGGCGCATCCTGATGCA
- a CDS encoding PucR family transcriptional regulator, with translation MRLPGLEGIRLKAGLQGSQNVIRWPYIAESPSLSPWVRGGELVFVTGIGRRRSEEELQQLLREAVEQRVAGVVFLVGPEGMAAIPSSVISLANALGCPLFEQPYALPLVSVTETLSNAIVQDRLAGQSAKLFLSRLLNGAAGAPELIELRARELGLCVEGGYVVMAVRLQGAADEAGSLAPTAQQQELLEQRITALLERRGIRWPVLQQAQSWLMLWPASSEAMAELPDELEQALAALQSLQPDGTLHAGVSERHADLCQLADAAEQACQALQFARQHQGSRLFFHERLGIARLFAAIPQRSALVTFCQQQLGPLCFARDGDANELKQTLRRFLDSFGNLQQASASLGIHRNTLRQRLKRFEQLVGISLQDPHARLNVQNALLIEQMLFAHHTLDTP, from the coding sequence GTGCGCCTGCCCGGCCTGGAAGGCATTCGCCTGAAGGCCGGTCTACAGGGCAGCCAGAATGTCATTCGCTGGCCCTATATTGCCGAGAGCCCCAGCCTCTCGCCCTGGGTACGCGGTGGGGAGCTGGTCTTCGTGACCGGCATCGGGCGGCGGCGGAGCGAGGAGGAGCTGCAGCAGCTGCTTCGCGAGGCGGTGGAGCAGCGGGTGGCGGGTGTCGTCTTCCTCGTCGGCCCCGAGGGCATGGCGGCGATACCCTCCAGCGTCATCAGCCTGGCCAATGCGCTTGGCTGCCCACTCTTCGAACAGCCCTATGCCCTGCCGCTGGTGTCGGTGACCGAAACGCTCAGCAACGCCATCGTGCAGGACCGCCTGGCGGGCCAGTCGGCGAAGCTGTTCCTGTCGCGACTGCTCAATGGCGCGGCAGGCGCGCCAGAGTTGATCGAGCTGCGTGCCAGGGAGCTAGGTCTCTGCGTCGAGGGCGGTTACGTGGTGATGGCCGTGCGTCTGCAGGGTGCCGCGGACGAGGCGGGTAGCCTCGCCCCCACTGCCCAGCAGCAGGAATTGCTGGAACAGCGGATCACGGCCCTGCTCGAGCGACGCGGTATCCGGTGGCCAGTCCTTCAGCAGGCGCAGAGCTGGCTCATGCTGTGGCCTGCCAGCTCGGAGGCCATGGCGGAGCTTCCCGACGAACTGGAGCAGGCGCTGGCGGCCCTTCAGTCGCTGCAGCCCGACGGGACTCTGCATGCCGGTGTCAGCGAGCGGCACGCTGACCTGTGCCAGCTTGCCGATGCGGCCGAGCAGGCCTGCCAGGCGCTGCAGTTTGCCCGTCAGCACCAGGGCAGCCGCCTCTTCTTCCATGAACGGCTGGGCATCGCGCGGCTGTTTGCCGCCATTCCTCAGCGGAGCGCGCTGGTGACGTTCTGCCAGCAGCAGCTGGGTCCACTCTGCTTTGCCCGCGATGGTGATGCCAATGAACTGAAGCAGACGCTCAGGCGCTTTCTCGACAGCTTCGGCAATCTGCAGCAGGCCTCTGCGTCGCTCGGGATTCACCGCAATACGCTGCGGCAGCGGCTCAAGCGCTTCGAGCAGCTGGTGGGTATTTCGCTCCAGGACCCGCATGCACGCCTCAATGTCCAGAATGCACTGCTGATCGAACAGATGCTGTTTGCGCATCACACCCTCGACACCCCGTGA
- the codB gene encoding cytosine permease, whose translation MENSDYPLSEVPREARKGLISTSLVLLGFTFFTSTMWAGGALGEAFAIGELLWIILIGNLLLGGYAATLAYIACRSGLNSVLMGRFCFGELGSKLSDAILGFTQIGWYAWGTATIALVLVKATGIPDAFTMPLMVAFGLAFCLTAMVGYRGLDLLSRFAVPAMLVFILISLYRGLIDIGGFGGLAAQTPTGSMNVTAAITIVIGTFISGGTQATNWARFARTPKIAVIATLAAFFVGNGLMVLTGAFGALVYQQADIVDVLMAQGFVTIAVLMLFLNIWTTQDNTIYNFAVAGCNLLRIDKRRVVTVAGALVGTVLAIGGMYNLLIPFLLLLGTFIPPIGGVIMADFWLKHKGQYPTLAEANLPAFNWQGLGAYAFGSAVAYGSPVLPPVVGVLAAVVGYGVLHHLPLRMASLRMVKG comes from the coding sequence ATGGAAAATTCCGACTACCCCCTCAGCGAAGTTCCCCGGGAGGCCCGCAAGGGGCTCATCTCTACCTCGCTCGTGCTGCTGGGCTTCACCTTCTTCACCTCCACGATGTGGGCCGGCGGCGCCCTCGGCGAAGCCTTCGCGATTGGCGAGCTGCTGTGGATCATCCTGATCGGCAACCTGCTGCTGGGCGGCTACGCGGCCACGCTGGCTTATATTGCCTGCCGGAGCGGCCTCAACTCGGTGCTGATGGGCCGCTTCTGCTTCGGTGAGCTGGGCAGCAAGCTGTCCGATGCCATTCTCGGCTTTACCCAGATCGGCTGGTACGCCTGGGGCACCGCGACCATTGCCCTGGTGCTGGTCAAGGCCACAGGTATCCCGGATGCCTTCACGATGCCGCTGATGGTGGCCTTCGGCCTGGCCTTCTGCCTGACGGCCATGGTGGGTTACCGGGGGCTGGACCTGCTCTCCCGGTTTGCCGTGCCGGCCATGCTGGTGTTCATCCTGATCAGCCTCTACCGGGGGCTGATCGATATCGGCGGGTTCGGCGGCCTGGCCGCGCAGACCCCCACTGGCAGCATGAATGTGACGGCGGCCATCACCATCGTGATCGGTACCTTCATCAGCGGGGGCACCCAGGCGACCAACTGGGCCCGCTTCGCTCGCACGCCCAAGATTGCGGTGATCGCGACCCTGGCCGCCTTCTTCGTCGGCAACGGACTGATGGTGCTGACCGGCGCCTTCGGTGCGCTGGTCTACCAGCAGGCGGATATCGTGGATGTGCTGATGGCACAGGGTTTCGTGACCATCGCCGTGCTGATGCTGTTCCTCAACATCTGGACCACCCAGGACAACACCATCTACAACTTTGCCGTTGCCGGCTGCAATCTGCTGCGGATCGACAAGCGCCGGGTTGTCACGGTGGCCGGCGCGCTGGTGGGGACCGTGCTGGCGATCGGTGGCATGTACAACCTGCTCATTCCCTTCCTGCTGCTGCTGGGCACCTTCATCCCCCCCATCGGCGGCGTGATCATGGCCGACTTCTGGCTCAAGCATAAGGGTCAGTATCCCACCCTGGCCGAGGCCAACCTGCCCGCCTTCAACTGGCAAGGCCTGGGTGCCTACGCCTTCGGCTCAGCGGTCGCCTACGGCTCTCCCGTGCTGCCCCCGGTGGTAGGTGTGCTCGCGGCCGTGGTCGGCTACGGGGTGCTTCATCACCTGCCGCTGCGCATGGCCTCGCTGCGAATGGTGAAGGGCTGA
- a CDS encoding sodium:solute symporter family protein: MDAYKVFNWGLLLLTFGLLIYLGFLSSKYMNKSDEGGFLVAGRSLGAFVAAGTIVATGFSGWGFMGSPGVTYQFGAIEVLGNFFFAPAMMIAVLYFARFLQRRALEMGSNTIPEYIAQSHGGGAMGRVLQGVAGFITILLLMVFLTSQIKAVGLLGASWLGIELNQSAFLMVSVIIIYTMLGGLAAVAWTDTVMVCGMALAAVIILVQILTSVDLGTWEASLNAIDPELLNPTTGAHYGDSIGTVFLVLPYAFLFAAVLPYMAIRFLAMRPDVKLHKVGVYGAILGALLSLIPIVGLYVRMHVPDLADPDMAMPVYLEQFMHPAIQGVITLFIIFAMKSTANSLLHTVASATSHDLRLSLFGAVSSERLALTINRSAVVVLGIVALLMMLYAPPFMLSWLGILGSGTLLASMIGPVFISTFWQGSAWGALSAMLVGFFTSGYMMLFADVGWLIGPLTGCAVSSACYVGISLLNRQPSGQSQRA, translated from the coding sequence ATGGATGCTTACAAGGTTTTCAATTGGGGGCTTCTGCTCCTCACCTTTGGCCTGCTGATCTATCTGGGCTTTCTCTCGTCAAAATACATGAACAAGAGCGATGAGGGCGGGTTTCTGGTGGCCGGGCGCTCGCTGGGGGCCTTCGTGGCGGCCGGCACCATCGTGGCCACCGGCTTCAGCGGCTGGGGCTTCATGGGCTCCCCCGGCGTCACCTACCAGTTCGGCGCCATCGAGGTGCTGGGCAACTTCTTCTTCGCCCCCGCCATGATGATCGCGGTGCTCTACTTCGCGCGCTTCCTGCAGCGACGCGCTCTGGAGATGGGCAGCAACACCATTCCTGAGTATATCGCCCAGAGCCATGGCGGCGGTGCCATGGGGCGGGTGCTCCAGGGTGTTGCCGGGTTCATCACCATCCTGCTGCTGATGGTGTTCCTGACCAGCCAGATAAAGGCGGTGGGGCTGCTCGGTGCCAGCTGGCTAGGGATCGAGCTCAACCAGAGCGCCTTCCTGATGGTCTCGGTCATCATCATCTACACCATGCTCGGTGGCCTGGCTGCCGTCGCCTGGACCGATACGGTCATGGTCTGCGGCATGGCCCTGGCGGCGGTCATCATCCTGGTGCAGATCCTCACCTCGGTGGACCTGGGCACCTGGGAGGCGTCGCTCAACGCCATCGACCCGGAGCTGCTCAACCCCACCACCGGGGCACACTACGGCGACTCCATCGGCACCGTCTTCCTGGTGCTGCCCTATGCCTTCCTGTTCGCGGCCGTGCTGCCCTACATGGCCATCCGCTTCCTGGCCATGAGGCCGGACGTCAAGCTGCACAAGGTGGGCGTCTATGGGGCCATCCTGGGGGCCCTGCTGAGCCTGATCCCCATCGTGGGGCTCTACGTGCGCATGCATGTGCCCGACCTGGCCGACCCCGACATGGCGATGCCGGTCTACCTGGAGCAGTTCATGCACCCGGCGATCCAGGGGGTGATCACGCTGTTCATCATCTTCGCCATGAAGTCCACCGCCAACTCGCTGCTGCATACGGTGGCCTCGGCGACCTCCCATGACCTGCGCCTGTCGCTGTTCGGAGCGGTCTCCAGCGAGCGTCTGGCGCTGACGATCAACCGTTCGGCGGTGGTGGTGCTGGGCATCGTGGCCCTGCTGATGATGCTCTATGCCCCGCCCTTCATGCTCTCCTGGCTGGGGATCCTCGGCTCCGGCACCCTGCTGGCCAGCATGATCGGCCCGGTGTTCATCTCTACCTTCTGGCAGGGCAGCGCCTGGGGGGCACTCAGTGCCATGCTGGTGGGCTTCTTCACCAGCGGCTACATGATGCTCTTCGCCGACGTGGGCTGGCTGATCGGTCCGCTGACCGGCTGTGCCGTCTCCTCGGCCTGCTATGTGGGCATCTCCCTGCTGAACCGCCAACCGAGCGGTCAAAGTCAGCGTGCCTAG